The Calditrichota bacterium genome contains the following window.
ACCCCACTGATTGCTCTTGTCCACACCCACCAGCGTGGCCCCACTCACCTCCGGGAGGACGTGAATGGCCTCCCCGGAGCGCGGGGAGCGCGTGCCTACGTAGCTGTGCAAGCCGAAACTGCCATGCTCTGGGTAGTTTACGGTGGACGAGTAGGTCCAGATGAGCGGCAGGTACTGGCCAGTGCGTCCAAGGTCGAAGACCAGCGAGTCGTATCCAAGGGCCACCTGCTTCCAGTTGCGCATCTGGTAGGGCGTGGGTCGGTTGGGCATGAGCTCAATACGCGGGATGTCGATCTGCTGGCTTGCCACGGGGGCAATGCCAACGAGCAGCCAGCCCGCAGCAATCCCGGCCAAGAGGCCACCCGCAGCCTTTCTCCTTGCGCGCCTGCCAGTCATGGCCGCCGGTCTCCTGTCTCTTCAATGGAAAATGCGAGTCGTCCACTATTTGCCAAGAAAAGCCCCGTGCGTGGCTGCGCCATCCTCCTACCACGACCCGCCGATGGAGACGCGATGCACGTTGTCCAGGCGGCCAAAATCGGCGTATGCATAGTCCACACGAATGGTGCGGTTGCCGATCATTCGCACGCTCAGGCCCGCGCCCATGGTGAGGCCTTCTTCGCCATCGCGGAGAAACAGATTGTTGTACCCGGCGCGCAGGAAGAACATCTCCCGGAAAGCATACTCACAGCCCAAATGGATGCTTTCGGTGTTGTCGGTGGGATGTACTGCGTCCGTGGCCAGGGTCACACGATGCATCGAGTTGTTCAGCGCCTCCATTGCCACCCCTACCTGGAAAGTGAGCGGCAGCGGCCAGGGGTCCGTCTTCAACTCGGCGAAGATGCGGTCGTTGTTGCCCAGCTTCTTGGGGTCGGGGTCGTGGAAGATGAGCAGGTCGTCTCCTTGCAGGCGCATGTCCGTGCCAAAGTTGCGCAGGGCTGCTCCTATGCGCATGCCGTGGAAACCGGTGGTGAACAGAGTGCCAATGTCCAAAGCCACGCCCCACGCACTTTCCTTCCAGATGTTCTGGTAGATGTACTTACCGGTGAAGCCAATGGAGAAGCGGTCGGTGAGCGAGATGCCGTAGCTAAGGGCAAGTGCCAAGTCCCCTGCGGAGAACTGTTCG
Protein-coding sequences here:
- a CDS encoding PorV/PorQ family protein; the protein is MMKTVRIICLWGLSVALTWAQGGRSVSNVGTTAAPFLEIGVGARAVGMGGAFVGTASDASALHWNPAGIARMSQVELLFVHTDWLCGLDFDFVGAVLPLGRYGSIGASLTALSMSDMPVRTVEMPQGTGEQFSAGDLALALSYGISLTDRFSIGFTGKYIYQNIWKESAWGVALDIGTLFTTGFHGMRIGAALRNFGTDMRLQGDDLLIFHDPDPKKLGNNDRIFAELKTDPWPLPLTFQVGVAMEALNNSMHRVTLATDAVHPTDNTESIHLGCEYAFREMFFLRAGYNNLFLRDGEEGLTMGAGLSVRMIGNRTIRVDYAYADFGRLDNVHRVSIGGSW